A single region of the Buchnera aphidicola (Pseudoregma panicola) genome encodes:
- the trxA gene encoding thioredoxin: MTTNKIIELNDSNFKKKVLEKKCLILVDFWANWCSPCKILMPILEDLSKEYINKIKIGKVDVEKNNYISKKYFIKSIPTLILFKNGIIKETKIGSISKSQLKNLFNNYI; the protein is encoded by the coding sequence ATGACAACAAATAAAATAATTGAATTAAATGATAGTAATTTTAAAAAAAAAGTTTTAGAAAAAAAATGCTTAATATTAGTAGACTTTTGGGCTAACTGGTGTAGTCCTTGTAAGATTTTAATGCCAATTTTAGAAGATTTATCAAAAGAATATATAAATAAAATAAAAATTGGTAAAGTTGATGTAGAAAAAAATAATTATATATCAAAAAAATATTTTATTAAAAGTATACCAACTTTAATTTTATTTAAAAATGGAATTATTAAAGAAACTAAAATAGGTTCTATTTCTAAAAGTCAATTAAAAAATTTATTTAATAATTATATATAA